In Musa acuminata AAA Group cultivar baxijiao chromosome BXJ2-10, Cavendish_Baxijiao_AAA, whole genome shotgun sequence, a genomic segment contains:
- the LOC135625105 gene encoding U-box domain-containing protein 3-like, producing MFLGMALSEIQARGEGSGYCGSERRVSLAELQGIMDRIRYGTGEHKVQAALEIRRLTKTSSRNRRNLSAAIEPLVSMLRFGSSGSSEAAILGLLNLAVKDERNKISIVEAGALEPLIVFLESTNSDLQEYATAALFTLSAASVNKASISASGAIPLLVNVLKDGSQQAKKDAVAALYNLSTITDNLKTILLLHPIPPLIGFLKTHKKSSKTAEKCCALLESLVGFDEGRTALMAEEAGVLTVVEILEEGSLQSREHAVGALLTMCESDRSRYREVILKEGVIPGLLELTVQGTSKSQGKAHRLLELLRDSPYPRSELQADTLQNIVSSIVSKIDGHEQAEKAKKMLAEMVQISMEQSLRQLQQRALMCTPSELPAGKRRSEVSSK from the exons ATGTTTTTAGGGATGGCCTTGTCGGAGATTCAGGCCCGCGGTGAGGGTTCCGGCTATTGCGGCAGCGAAAGGAGGGTCTCCCTGGCGGAGCTGCAGGGAATCATGGATCGCATTAGGTATGGAACGGGGGAGCATAAGGTCCAGGCGGCGTTGGAGATCCGGAGGCTGACGAAGACGTCTTCCAGGAATCGGCGAAATCTCTCCGCCGCCATCGAGCCCCTCGTGTCGATGCTTCGGTTTGGAAGCTCCGGGTCCAGCGAGGCTGCCATCCTCGGACTCCTGAATCTTGCTGTTAAGGATGAAAG GAATAAGATCAGCATAGTGGAAGCAGGTGCACTCGAACCACTAATTGTTTTCTTAGAGTCCACAAATTCTGATTTACAAGAATATGCCACTGCTGCACTCTTTACCCTTTCTGCTGCATCAGTCAACAAAGCCAGCATAAGTGCCTCTGGAGCCATCCCTCTCCTTGTCAACGTCCTTAAAGATGGAAGCCAGCAAGCCAAGAAAGATGCCGTTGCGGCTCTCTACAATCTCTCCACCATCACAGATAACCTCAAAACTATCCTCTTACTCCATCCTATCCCTCCTCTGATCGGCTTTCTCAAGACCCACAAGAAGTCCTCGAAAACAGCTGAAAAATGCTGTGCCCTTCTGGAATCGTTGGTTGGTTTTGATGAAGGGAGAACTGCATTGATGGCCGAGGAAGCTGGGGTGCTCACGGTGGTGGAAATTCTTGAAGAAGGATCTCTTCAGAGCAGAGAGCATGCAGTTGGAGCCCTCTTAACGATGTGTGAGAGCGACCGAAGTAGATACAGAGAAGTCATTCTCAAAGAAGGCGTCATTCCAGGTCTTCTTGAGCTCACCGTTCAAGGGACATCGAAAtctcaaggcaaagcccatcgaCTCCTAGAGTTATTGAGGGACTCTCCGTATCCGAGATCTGAATTACAAGCGGATACGCTGCAGAATATTGTTAGTAGCATCGTGTCTAAGATCGACGGCCACGAGCAAGCTGAAAAGGCAAAGAAAATGCTAGCTGAGATGGTTCAGATTAGCATGGAGCAGAGCCTGAGGCAGCTGCAGCAAAGAGCACTCATGTGCACTCCATCCGAACTACCTGCTGGTAAGCGTCGATCTGAAGTCTCTTCAAAATGA
- the LOC135625106 gene encoding GTP-binding protein BRASSINAZOLE INSENSITIVE PALE GREEN 2, chloroplastic-like — translation MAESLGLASVARELFFLRVGGGRRGTSSGSVGYLLLSSSFSSSSSSSPNAPFSPLAFPTRGIRPSSCSLSASAKSLIPKGPVFSEGREEDERRLVCPGCGIFMQDTDPDLPGYYRKKVVAPRKEEENHFGGLSSDTDGFLEEEEEEGGIDGLASGSDLEFDMDDLSDRVLMEGAKEGEAVDDGIDWDLDWDIEEDDEEDNLRKELDGFAPAGVGYGNNTEETLEKRKKEKVSKSEKKRRMKEVKRRDTEEDSVTVCARCHSLRNYGQVKNQKADNLIPDFDFDRLVTSRLMKPATSAPVVVMVVDCVDFDGSFPKRAVKSLFKALEGGNRHYKPSKLPKLVLVATKVDLLPSQISPTRLDRWVRNRAKAAGAPKLNAIYLVSARKDLGVKNLISRIKESAGPRGNVWVIGAQNAGKSTLINAFAKREGVKTTRLTEAAVPGTTLGILRIPGILPAKAKMYDTPGLLHPYLMTMRLTREEQKMVEIRKELQPRTFRMKVGQTAHVGSLMRLDLTQASVETIYVTIWASSNVSLHMGKTDNADEIRTKHFGIRLQPPIGQDRVAELGEWRQREVKVSGNSWDVNSIDIAVSGVGWFSLGLKGEATVVLWTFDGIEVTQREPLVLDRAPFLERPGFLLPKAISDAIGKQSRMEAEKEKMREEQTDFLLNASI, via the exons ATGGCGGAATCGCTGGGCCTCGCCTCCGTCGCCCGCGAGCTCTTCTTCCTCCgagtaggaggaggaagaagaggaacaaGCAGCGGCTCTGTAGGTTATCTTCTgctctcctcttctttttcttcttcttcttcttcttctccaaacgCTCCCTTCTCCCCACTCGCTTTCCCCACCCGGGGTATCCGTCCTTCCTCTTGCTCTCTTTCCGCTTCTGCCAAGTCGTTGATCCCGAAAGGCCCGGTATTTAGTGAAGGGAGGGAGGAGGACGAGCGCCGCCTCGTCTGCCCCGGCTGCGGCATCTTCATGCAGGACACTGACCCCGATCTCCCCGGATATTACCGGAAGAAGGTTGTCGCCCCCCGGAAGGAAGAGGAGAATCACTTTGGTGGCCTCTCCTCTGACACGGATGGAtttcttgaagaagaagaagaggagggagggatCGACGGGTTGGCGTCAGGGTCCGATCTTGAATTCGATATGGATGACCTTTCTGATAGGGTTTTGATGGAGGGAGCCAAGGAAGGAGAGGCAGTGGATGATGGGATCGATTGGGACTTGGACTGGGATATTGAAGAGGACGATGAAGAGGATAACCTTAGGAAGGAATTGGATGGGTTTGCTCCAGCCGGCGTTGGGTACGGGAACAACACGGAGGAGACGTTAGAGAAGCGCAAGAAGGAGAAGGTTTCCAAGTCGGAGAAGAAACGGAGGATGAAAGAGGTTAAAAGAAGAGACACGGAGGAGGATTCCGTCACAGTGTGCGCTCGATGCCACTCATTGAGGAACTACGGGCAGGTGAAGAACCAGAAGGCAGATAATTTGATTCCCGACTTTGATTTTGATCGGCTGGTCACTAGCCGGTTGATGAAACCTGCGACCAGCGCACCGGTGGTCGTCATGGTCGTCGACTGTGTGGACTTTGATGGTTCCTTTCCAAAAAGGGCAGTGAAATCCTTGTTCAAGGCATTGGAAGGAGGCAATAGGCACTACAAACCATCTAAATTACCGAAACTTGTGCTCGTTGCAACGAAGGTCGACCTTCTCCCTTCTCAGATATCACCAACGAGGTTGGACAGGTGGGTTCGCAACCGGGCTAAGGCTGCAGGAGCTCCTAAGCTTAATGCTATTTATCTGGTAAGTGCACGCAAAGATCTTGGAGTGAAGAACTTGATTTCTCGTATCAAGGAATCGGCAGGACCCCGTGGGAATGTCTGGGTGATTGGGGCTCAGAATGCTGGAAAGTCTACTCTGATTAATGCATTTGCCAAAAGAGAAGGTGTAAAGACTACAAGGCTCACCGAGGCTGCAGTTCCAGGGACCACATTGGGCATTCTCAGGATTCCAGGTATCTTGCCTGCAAAAGCAAAGATGTATGACACTCCTGGTCTTTTGCATCCATATCTGATGACAATGAGGTTGACAAGAGAGGAGCAGAAGATGGTGGAGATCAGGAAGGAGCTGCAGCCAAGAACATTTCGGATGAAG GTCGGGCAGACTGCTCATGTTGGTAGTTTGATGAGATTAGATTTGACCCAGGCTTCTGTGGAAACAATTTATGTTACCATTTGGGCATCATCAAATGTATCTTTGCATATGGGAAAGACCGATAATGCTGATGAGATAAGAACGAAGCATTTTGGCATTAGGCTGCag CCACCTATTGGGCAGGACCGAGTGGCTGAACTGGGTGAATGGAGACAGCGAGAGGTGAAGGTATCTGGTAACAGTTGGGACGTGAACAGCATCGACATTGCAGTATCTGGTGTAGGATGGTTTTCACTGGGACTGAAAGGTGAAGCTACTGTGGTGCTGTGGACCTTTGATGGTATTGAAGTAACACAAAGAGAGCCCTTGGTTCTTGATAGAGCTCCGTTCCTGGAGAGGCCCGGATTTTTATTACCAAAGGCTATATCTGATGCCATAGGTAAGCAAAGCAGGATGGAAGCTGAAAAAGAGAAGATGAGAGAAGAGCAAACAGATTTTCTTCTTAATGCAAGCATCTAA
- the LOC135624229 gene encoding uncharacterized protein LOC135624229 — MAIGLLHAVTALVSAWSRNMSRAARKLSRRRSSFIPSFRGKKKERDGGFGDEDTEGELEEEMQGEDGVWRRTILMGEKCQPLDFSGVIYYDADGRQLQAVPTPRSPLRSPLPSFAQKSPVTAGYVC, encoded by the coding sequence ATGGCGATCGGGCTGCTCCACGCGGTCACCGCCCTCGTGTCCGCCTGGTCCAGGAACATGTCGCGGGCGGCCAGGAAGCTCTCCCGGCGCCGGTCCAGCTTCATCCCCTCCTTCCGCGGCAAGAAGAAGGAGAGGGATGGAGGCTTCGGCGACGAGGACACGGAGGGAGAGCTGGAGGAGGAGATGCAGGGCGAGGACGGTGTGTGGCGGAGGACGATTCTGATGGGGGAGAAGTGCCAGCCACTGGATTTCTCCGGGGTCATTTACTACGACGCCGACGGACGCCAGCTCCAGGCGGTGCCCACACCGCGCTCCCCGCTGCGGAGCCCGCTGCCTTCTTTCGCCCAGAAGAGTCCGGTGACCGCCGGTTACGTTTGTTAG